AGTTTGAAATTGTTATTTAATGTATCATATTAGAGCATCTTTTGTTAGGTGTTGATGCTTGAATACATCTGATAAGGGATTAAAATTTTTGATTAATCACCCCCTAATCACCCATTTTATTGTTATGAAAAATAAAACAAAGTTAATTGTTGCAAATTTATTTGCACTTGTTGCGGTTGTGGGAATCCTGACATTATTCAGATCCGCTGGTATTGAAATTGGTTCTGCATCAGGCGCAATGGTTCCCAATGTTTTGTTATTGTTAATTCCACAAGCAGGATTTATTTATTTTTATTGGAAATCTTTCAGCAATGAAAATAGAAAAGCAATAGCTTAATGTATTGAAAGTGGTTTTTGTTGGTTTATAAAAGCCGAAAGATAAAAAAGTCCTGTGAAAATGGGGCTTTTTTTGTTTTGGGAAAATCTAATGAAATCTTTAGCAGCTAATTAACTGAATAAATAAACTCTGGTGATTCAATTTAATAGGATTTTATTTTTGTTGGAAAAAAAATATTTATCTTCGAATTCAAAAATTACAACTTTATGAAAAAATTAAACTTGTTGATGTTGGCTGTCTTTGCAGCTGGAACAATGCTTTTCTTTGGATGTGGTGCTGAAAAAACAACAGAAACCACTGAATCAGAGGAAACGTCCATGGAAGAAAAACCTGCTGAAGAAAGCCGGCCCAGTCCTTTAAGAACCTTGGAGGGCACAGCTGGAAATTCAAAATTAATGATTCAATATGGAGCTCCATCAGTTAAGGGAAGAGTAATATGGGGTGATCTGGTACCATATAATGAAGTATGGAGGACAGGAGCGAATGAATCCACTTACGTGGATTTCAGTTCAGATGTCACAGTAGAAGGGAATCTTCTTCCTGCAGGAAGGTATTCTTTGTTTACAATTCCTAAAGCTTCAGGTAAGTGGACAGTTATTTTCAATTCAGAATGGGATTTGGAACATGGTCATTTTCAGTACAAAGAAGAAAACGATGTTTTAAGAGTGGAATCAACTCCTGAATGGGAAAATGAAAGTCAAGAGCAATTGAGCATAGCTATCGAATCACCAGGTATAGTGGTAAGATGGGAAAAATTAAAATTGCCTATTGTTATTCAATAATGTGTTTGGAATGCAAAAAGCCCTTTAAATACTTGAAGGGCTTTTTGCATTTTTTGGTTTTTTAGATCTAACCGTTTGTTCGGATTATTAAGGTGATTTCAACCATGATTATTTAACAGATTTAGTATGCGCTATATTGGTTTCTTCATTTCCTTTTCAATCACGCTTTTCTTGGGTGTGGTATTATCTTTGCAATTTGGGTCGGTACCACCAATAGGAAAATTATTGGATCCTAATCACGGCTTTTGGCAAAATGCCTACAGTGAGGATCAAATTCCAGAAGAAAAAGTCCGCATGAAGGGGCTTAAAGGACCTGTCAAAGTCACTTATGATGAAAATCTGATTCCTCATATTTTTGCTGAGAATGAAGAAGATCTGTATAGGGTTCAAGGATATATTACTGCTAAGCACAGGCTTTGGCAAATGGAATTTCAAACCATGGCAGCTGCAGGAAGGATTTCAGAAATTGTCGGTCCAATTGCTTTGGAATTGGATAGAATGACCAGAAGAAAAGGACTGCCATATAGTGCTGAAATCTCCCTGCCATTTTTGCAGAAAAATCACCCTGATACTTATTTGTTACTTGAAGCCTATTCAGAAGGCGTCAATCATTTTATTGATAATCTGAATGAATCCCGAGTTCCGGTAGAATATAAGATTCTGGACTACCGGCCCGAGCAGTGGAGTCCATATAAATCCATTCTCTTATTGAAATATATGGCAGATATGTTGGTATCAGATCAGGATTTAGAATATACCAACCTGAGAAATCTGATTGGAGAGGAATTGATGGATAAGCTATATCCACAGTTCCCGGAGCAAAATGATCCAATTATTGAATCAGAGAAAGTTTGGGATTTCGAACCTTTGAATATAGCAACCCCGGAGAATATCCAATATCCCGATCAGGATATTTTTGTGAATCCATTGCCTCAGCCTGAAGAAGGTGTAGGTTCAAATAATTGGGCCGTTTCAGGTTCAAAAACGAAAAACGGTCATCCTATTCTGGCCAACGATCCCCATTTAAAGCTTAATTTACCTTCTTTATGGTATGCTATGCAGCTTACTTCACCCACTCATAGTGTTAAAGGTGCAACACTCCCGGGTGCATTGGGAATCATTTCAGGTTTTAATGAAAATATTTCTTGGGGTGAAACCAATGCCACTAGAGATACAAGAGATTGGTATTCAATCCAGTTCAAAAATAAGGACAGAATCGAATACTTATATAATGACCAATGGATCCAAAGTGTTTTTAGAATAGAGGAAATTAAAATTAAAGGCGAAGCTGACTATATTGATTCAGTTGTTTACACCCATCATGGTCCTGTAGTATATGACAGGACGTTCAGGTCTGAAAGGCAGGACGTTAATTTTTCTTTGAAATGGACAGCGCACATGGAATCAAATGAACAGAAAACCTTTTTGATGTTGAATAAAGCCAAGAATCATGACGATTACCTGGAAGCTTTGAATTATTACACTTCCCCGGCCCAAAATTTTGTTTTTGCTTCCCGCAGTGGGGATATTGCCATGAAAGTACAGGGTAGATTCCCCTTGAAATGGGAAGGTCAGGGTAAGTTTTTGATGGATGGGAATAATCCCGATTTTGAATGGAAGGAATTTATTCCCAATGAGCATAATCCCGCAACCCTCAATCCTTCAAGAGGTTTTGTTTCCTCTGCCAACCAGCATGCTGTTGATGCTTCCTATCCCTATTATGTGTTTGATAGTAAATATGAGCATTATCGAAACAGGAGGCTTAACAGCAGGCTGGAAGAAATGAAAGAGATTACCATTGAGGATATGATGTTACTTCAATTTGACAATTACCA
This window of the Aquiflexum balticum DSM 16537 genome carries:
- a CDS encoding DUF2911 domain-containing protein translates to MKKLNLLMLAVFAAGTMLFFGCGAEKTTETTESEETSMEEKPAEESRPSPLRTLEGTAGNSKLMIQYGAPSVKGRVIWGDLVPYNEVWRTGANESTYVDFSSDVTVEGNLLPAGRYSLFTIPKASGKWTVIFNSEWDLEHGHFQYKEENDVLRVESTPEWENESQEQLSIAIESPGIVVRWEKLKLPIVIQ
- a CDS encoding penicillin acylase family protein, with the translated sequence MRYIGFFISFSITLFLGVVLSLQFGSVPPIGKLLDPNHGFWQNAYSEDQIPEEKVRMKGLKGPVKVTYDENLIPHIFAENEEDLYRVQGYITAKHRLWQMEFQTMAAAGRISEIVGPIALELDRMTRRKGLPYSAEISLPFLQKNHPDTYLLLEAYSEGVNHFIDNLNESRVPVEYKILDYRPEQWSPYKSILLLKYMADMLVSDQDLEYTNLRNLIGEELMDKLYPQFPEQNDPIIESEKVWDFEPLNIATPENIQYPDQDIFVNPLPQPEEGVGSNNWAVSGSKTKNGHPILANDPHLKLNLPSLWYAMQLTSPTHSVKGATLPGALGIISGFNENISWGETNATRDTRDWYSIQFKNKDRIEYLYNDQWIQSVFRIEEIKIKGEADYIDSVVYTHHGPVVYDRTFRSERQDVNFSLKWTAHMESNEQKTFLMLNKAKNHDDYLEALNYYTSPAQNFVFASRSGDIAMKVQGRFPLKWEGQGKFLMDGNNPDFEWKEFIPNEHNPATLNPSRGFVSSANQHAVDASYPYYVFDSKYEHYRNRRLNSRLEEMKEITIEDMMLLQFDNYHLHAAEALPLLISNLPEEKVRNLDLVSKKYLDQLKEWNFNTFPNQEEPALFKTWWEQFYKLLWAKWKIEGKPIEFPNKYQTTLLLKNSPEDILFDNPETDKTETAADLVWESFELMVAEMNEWGEKEEDYTWANFKGTSVVHLVPNFKSFSKYKVYTGGTSGVLNATSERNGASWRMVVEMGEKVKAYGIYPGGQSGNPGSKYYDNFLKKWANGEYVNFDLRSEQENDNVLFTTIFSN